The following are encoded in a window of Ranitomeya variabilis isolate aRanVar5 chromosome 6, aRanVar5.hap1, whole genome shotgun sequence genomic DNA:
- the LOC143782381 gene encoding serpin B3-like, which produces MDAISKAVNNFSCDLLKEIAKSEPNKNIFYSPLSIATVLKMVMSGAGGNTKSQMEKVLHVSQECSSLKECEEELKSEIKQLLSDQKGKKYELKIVSGIFGDKAFTFIDQYVQLLKNEYNAEVQTVDFKHNAETESQKINEWVKCLTNGKITNLYEKGSLNESSVVALVNAIYFKGKWANKFNPTNTKEGTFHVNKNEKKTIQMMSQSGKFKYLALPEFKSKALMLPYEEDLCMIIVLPDETDGIKELLSKATPDLLATWAQRKNLREKEVDVMIPKFKLEEGYDVTSTLKTLGMTDIFQGNADLSGISSTKGLVLSSFVHKSSIDVDEEGTEAAAATGAGVSVTSLPKREPFTADHPFMFFLAKNSNFLIFFQGVVFSP; this is translated from the exons aTGGATGCCATTAGTAAAGCTGTTAACAACTTCTCATGTGATCTGTTGAAAGAGATCGCAAAATCTGagccaaacaagaacatattttatTCACCTCTCAGCATTGCTACAGTGTTGAAAATGGTTATGTCAGGAGCTGGCGGAAATACAAAGTCTCAAATGGAAAAG GTTCTTCATGTGTCGCAAGAATGTTCAAGTTTAAAG GAATGTGAAGAAGAACTCAAATCAGAAATCAAACAACTTCTGTCTGATCAGAAAGGCAAAAAATATGAACTAAAGATTGTTAGTGGAATATTTGGAGACAAGGCGTTCACATTCATAGAC caATATGTACAGCTTCTGAAAAATGAATACAATGCAGAGGTCCAGACTGTTGATTTCAAGCATAACGCAGAAACAGAAAGCCAAAAAATAAATGAATGGGTAAAATGCTTAACAAATG GTAAAATAACCAACCTTTATGAAAAGGGATCCCTTAATGAATCATCAGTTGTGGCATTAGTAAATGCAATTTACTTTAAGGGGAAATGGGCAAACAAATTCAATCCAACAAATACAAAAGAAGGAACTTTCCATGTGAATAAG AATGAAAAGAAGACCATTCAGATGATGTCTCAGAGTGGGAAGTTCAAATATCTTGCCCTACCAGAGTTTAAGAGCAAGGCTTTAATGCTTCCATATGAAGAAGACCTATGTATGATCATTGTGTTGCCAGATGAAACTGATGGAATCAAAGAG CTACTATCAAAGGCAACTCCTGACTTACTGGCCACCTGGGCCCAAAGAAAAAATTTAAGGGAGAAGGAAGTTGATGTGATGATCCCAAAATTTAAACTGGAAGAAGGCTATGATGTAACGTCGACATTAAAGACATTAGGAATGACAGATATTTTCCAAGGAAATGCTGATTTATCTGGAATATCTAGTACAAAGGGTTTAGTTCTGTCAAGTTTTGTCCATAAATCTTCTATAGACGTAGATGAGGAGGGTACTGAAGCAGCTGCTGCCACCGGTGCTGGAGTCAGTGTAACCAGCTTGCCTAAACGGGAACCATTTACTGCAGATCATCCCTTTATGTTTTTCTTAGCAAAGAACAGCAATTTTCTCATCTTTTTCCAAGGAGTGGTTTTCTCACCATGA